One Diospyros lotus cultivar Yz01 chromosome 1, ASM1463336v1, whole genome shotgun sequence genomic window carries:
- the LOC127809949 gene encoding short-chain dehydrogenase TIC 32, chloroplastic-like isoform X2 encodes MCLWRRKGPSGFSYYSTAEEVTEGIDGSGLTAIVTGSSSGIGAETARVLALRGVHVVMCVRNMAAGRDVKEAIMKKIPTAKIDLMELDLSSMASVRKFVSDFISSGLPLNILINNAGIGTGFMLSEDNIEIHFATNHLGHFLLTNLLLNTMKKTSCETKREGRIINVSSYGHQFTYLGGIRFDKINNQEGYSGVRAYGQSKLANILHANELSRRLKEEGVEITANSLHPGTVVTNIYRSNRLVTGGGNDMLCGIASASQRDKRRIFCRQQLGKSKCTGHRCGVG; translated from the exons atgtgCCTTTGGCGGAGGAAAGGCCCATCTGGGTTTTCTTATTATTCCACAGCTGAGGAAGTCACTGAAGGAATTGATGGCTCTGGTCTTACTGCTATTGTAACAG GATCATCAAGTGGTATTGGTGCAGAAACAGCGCGTGTCCTTGCACTTCGCGGAGTTCATGTTGTAATGTGTGTCAGGAATATGGCTGCAGGCAGAGATGTTAAAGAAGCTATAATGAAGAAAATTCCCACTGCTAAAATTGATCTAATGGAGTTGGATCTCAGCTCAATGGCATCTGTTAGAAAATTTGTATCAGACTTCATTTCCTCAGGCCTCCCGCTGAACATTCTGAT TAACAATGCAGGAATAGGAACTGGTTTCATGCTTTCTGAAGACAACATAGAAATACATTTTGCCACAAACCATTTAG GACATTTTCTTTTGACAAATCTTTTGTTGAATACCATGAAGAAAACATCATGTGAGACCAAGAGAGAAGGAAGGATTATAAATGTTTCATCATATGGTCACCAATTTACATACCTTGGAGGAATTAGATTTgataaaatcaataatcaagaaGG GTACTCCGGTGTACGTGCATATGGTCAATCCAAGCTTGCTAATATCTTGCATGCCAACGAGCTTTCAAGACGTCTTAAG GAAGAAGGCGTAGAAATAACTGCAAATTCACTCCATCCTGGAACGGTTGTCACAAACATTTACCGTAGTAATCGCCTTGTCACTG GGGGCGGCAACGACATGCTATGTGGCATTGCATCCGCAAGTCAAAGGGATAAGCGGCGAATATTTTGTCGACAGCAACTTGGGAAAAGCAAGTGCACTGGCCACAGATGTGGAGTTGGCTAG
- the LOC127809949 gene encoding short-chain dehydrogenase TIC 32, chloroplastic-like isoform X1, with the protein MCLWRRKGPSGFSYYSTAEEVTEGIDGSGLTAIVTGSSSGIGAETARVLALRGVHVVMCVRNMAAGRDVKEAIMKKIPTAKIDLMELDLSSMASVRKFVSDFISSGLPLNILINNAGIGTGFMLSEDNIEIHFATNHLGHFLLTNLLLNTMKKTSCETKREGRIINVSSYGHQFTYLGGIRFDKINNQEGYSGVRAYGQSKLANILHANELSRRLKEEGVEITANSLHPGTVVTNIYRSNRLVTGLVNVLGKCMLKTVEQGAATTCYVALHPQVKGISGEYFVDSNLGKASALATDVELARKLWDFSMNLVRCS; encoded by the exons atgtgCCTTTGGCGGAGGAAAGGCCCATCTGGGTTTTCTTATTATTCCACAGCTGAGGAAGTCACTGAAGGAATTGATGGCTCTGGTCTTACTGCTATTGTAACAG GATCATCAAGTGGTATTGGTGCAGAAACAGCGCGTGTCCTTGCACTTCGCGGAGTTCATGTTGTAATGTGTGTCAGGAATATGGCTGCAGGCAGAGATGTTAAAGAAGCTATAATGAAGAAAATTCCCACTGCTAAAATTGATCTAATGGAGTTGGATCTCAGCTCAATGGCATCTGTTAGAAAATTTGTATCAGACTTCATTTCCTCAGGCCTCCCGCTGAACATTCTGAT TAACAATGCAGGAATAGGAACTGGTTTCATGCTTTCTGAAGACAACATAGAAATACATTTTGCCACAAACCATTTAG GACATTTTCTTTTGACAAATCTTTTGTTGAATACCATGAAGAAAACATCATGTGAGACCAAGAGAGAAGGAAGGATTATAAATGTTTCATCATATGGTCACCAATTTACATACCTTGGAGGAATTAGATTTgataaaatcaataatcaagaaGG GTACTCCGGTGTACGTGCATATGGTCAATCCAAGCTTGCTAATATCTTGCATGCCAACGAGCTTTCAAGACGTCTTAAG GAAGAAGGCGTAGAAATAACTGCAAATTCACTCCATCCTGGAACGGTTGTCACAAACATTTACCGTAGTAATCGCCTTGTCACTG GTCTCGTTAATGTGCTTGGTAAATGTATGCTTAAAACTGTTGAACAG GGGGCGGCAACGACATGCTATGTGGCATTGCATCCGCAAGTCAAAGGGATAAGCGGCGAATATTTTGTCGACAGCAACTTGGGAAAAGCAAGTGCACTGGCCACAGATGTGGAGTTGGCTAGGAAGCTTTGGGATTTCAGTATGAATTTGGTTAGGTGCTCCTAA
- the LOC127809455 gene encoding SKP1-like protein 21 isoform X4, which translates to MSEGSMAVVKPEMKSYIWVQTADGSIQQVEEEVALFCPMIRREVLQTGMGSSKNYAISLPQRVNPAILGLILDYCRFHQVAGRSNKERKTFDEKFVRLDTKKLCELTSAADSLQLRPLVDLTSRALARMIEGKTPEEIRETFNLPDDLTEEEKLEPLRNITDDPRIRLLNRLYARKRKELRERKRLENVEVEEERIDERSVDDLLLFINGGNEDSKRARSTKSKKKNRRRKDQPGNSSSNNENGNSKEDDAAGSVTIPNRTSRLQDSASVTFSPRLGFDYGDIDDELDPAMKEELDGDIDDELDPAMKEDDGDIDDELDPAMKEELDREVEDFARRLNSVWPDRMQEFLSLSQERRLAPISVNGCGSSRRYTVAGME; encoded by the exons ATGTCGGAAGGTTCCATGGCAGTTGTTAAACCGGAG ATGAAGTCTTATATTTGGGTCCAAACTGCTGATGGTTCTATCCAACAAGTGGAGGAAGAGGTTGCCTTGTTTTGCCCCATGATACGCCGAGAAGTACTTCAAACGGGCATGGGATCTTCCAAAAACTATGCTATTTCTCTTCCTCAACGAGTCAATCCTGCCATCTTGGGTTTAATACTTGACTATTGTCGGTTCCATCAAGTAGCAGGTCGCTCTAATAAG GAGCGGAAAACTTTTGATGAGAAGTTTGTTCGATTAGACACCAAAAAGTTATGTGAGTTGACATCTGCTGCTGACAGTCTCCAGTTGAGACCTTTGGTTGACCTCACAAGCCGTGCACTTGCCAGAATGATTGAAGGGAAAACTCCAGAGGAAATACGTGAAACATTTAATTTGCCCGATGATCTTACAGAG GAGGAGAAGTTGGAACCCTTGAGAAACATTACTGATGATCCTCGTATCAGGCTTTTGAATCGGTTATATGCCAGGAAGAGGAAAGAAttaagagagaggaagagattggAG AATGTTGAAGTTGAGGAAGAGCGTATTGATGAGCGCTCAGTGGATGATCTATTGTTGTTTATAAATGGTGGAAATGAAG ATTCAAAAAGGGCTAGATCTACTaagagcaaaaagaaaaataggaggaGAAAAGATCAACCAGGAAATTCATCTTCAAACAATGAAAATGGGAACTCTAAAGAG GACGATGCAGCTGGCAGCGTGACCATCCCAAATAGAACTTCAAGATTGCAGGATTCAGCATCAGTCACCTTCTCACCTAGGCTTGGTTTTGATTATGGTGATATTGATGATGAATTAGATCCTGCCATGAAGGAAGAACTTGATGGTGATATTGATGATGAATTAGATCCTGCCATGAAGGAAGATGATGGTGATATTGATGATGAATTAGATCCTGCCATGAAGGAAGAACTTGACAG gGAGGTGGAGGATTTTGCTAGGAGATTGAACTCCGTTTGGCCTGACAGAATGCAGGAGTTTCTATCTTTGAGTCAAGAGAGGAGGCTTGCACCTATTTCTGTGAATGGATGTGGTTCCTCAAGGAGATACACTG TTGCTGGGATGGAGTAA
- the LOC127809479 gene encoding uncharacterized protein LOC127809479: MSGGIGPSGDILLPQDEGKYKQAQDSNRPQFSKDSPTLQPRRGIFTFRHLNAAAAAVVLSASGMVSLEDFAFVLFSFIYMHAMAKVAFPNPNSFSDPPVFGENNKLLGLYVSIAAVIGLFLPIAYIFGGIFAGDKEGIKAAAPHVFLLASQVFMEGVAFSGGFSLPIRVFVPVFYNSRRIFSIAEWLRAEISKADEQHSGGTRRLYIGRGLAVANMALWCFNLFAFLLPVYLPKAFKKYYSDHKVKGAKGQ, from the exons ATGTCCGGCGGCATCGGCCCCTCCGGCGACATACTCCTGCCCCAGGACGAAGGCAAGTACAAGCAGGCCCAAGACTCCAACCGCCCCCAATTCTCCAAAGACTCACCCACCCTCCAGCCCCGCCGTGGCATCTTCACTTTCCGGCATCTcaacgccgccgccgccgccgttgTCCTCTCTGCCAGCGGCATGGTCAGCCTCGAAGACTTCGCCTTTgttctcttctccttcatctaCATGCACGCCATGGCGAAGGTCGCCTTCCCGAATCCCAACTCTTTCTCCGACCCACCGGTCTTCGGCGAAAACAACAAGCTCTTGGGCCTCTACGTCTCCATCGCCGCCGTGATCGGGCTGTTTCTTCCGATAGCCTACATCTTCGGCGGCATCTTTGCGGGCGACAAAGAGGGCATCAAAGCCGCGGCTCCCCACGTTTTCCTGCTGGCCAGTCAG GTGTTCATGGAGGGCGTGGCCTTCTCCGGCGGGTTCTCGCTGCCGATCCGGGTTTTCGTGCCGGTTTTCTACAACTCCCGCCGGATTTTCAGCATTGCGGAGTGGCTGAGGGCTGAGATATCCAAAGCCGACGAGCAGCACAGCGGCGGAACCAGGCGACTGTACATTGGGAGAGGCCTTGCAGTGGCCAACATGGCTCTTTGGTGCTTCAATCTCTTTGCTTTTCTGTTGCCTGTTTATCTGCCAAAGGCTTTCAAGAAGTACTACTCTGATCACAAGGTCAAAGGGGCAAAAGGGCAGTAG
- the LOC127809455 gene encoding SKP1-like protein 21 isoform X3, translating to MSEGSMAVVKPEMKSYIWVQTADGSIQQVEEEVALFCPMIRREVLQTGMGSSKNYAISLPQRVNPAILGLILDYCRFHQVAGRSNKERKTFDEKFVRLDTKKLCELTSAADSLQLRPLVDLTSRALARMIEGKTPEEIRETFNLPDDLTEEEKLEPLRNITDDPRIRLLNRLYARKRKELRERKRLENVEVEEERIDERSVDDLLLFINGGNEDSKRARSTKSKKKNRRRKDQPGNSSSNNENGNSKEDDAAGSVTIPNRTSRLQDSASVTFSPRLGFDYGDIDDELDPAMKEELDGDIDDELDPAMKEDDGDIDDELDPAMKEELDREVEDFARRLNSVWPDRMQEFLSLSQERRLAPISVNGCGSSRRYTGCTSCWDGVMA from the exons ATGTCGGAAGGTTCCATGGCAGTTGTTAAACCGGAG ATGAAGTCTTATATTTGGGTCCAAACTGCTGATGGTTCTATCCAACAAGTGGAGGAAGAGGTTGCCTTGTTTTGCCCCATGATACGCCGAGAAGTACTTCAAACGGGCATGGGATCTTCCAAAAACTATGCTATTTCTCTTCCTCAACGAGTCAATCCTGCCATCTTGGGTTTAATACTTGACTATTGTCGGTTCCATCAAGTAGCAGGTCGCTCTAATAAG GAGCGGAAAACTTTTGATGAGAAGTTTGTTCGATTAGACACCAAAAAGTTATGTGAGTTGACATCTGCTGCTGACAGTCTCCAGTTGAGACCTTTGGTTGACCTCACAAGCCGTGCACTTGCCAGAATGATTGAAGGGAAAACTCCAGAGGAAATACGTGAAACATTTAATTTGCCCGATGATCTTACAGAG GAGGAGAAGTTGGAACCCTTGAGAAACATTACTGATGATCCTCGTATCAGGCTTTTGAATCGGTTATATGCCAGGAAGAGGAAAGAAttaagagagaggaagagattggAG AATGTTGAAGTTGAGGAAGAGCGTATTGATGAGCGCTCAGTGGATGATCTATTGTTGTTTATAAATGGTGGAAATGAAG ATTCAAAAAGGGCTAGATCTACTaagagcaaaaagaaaaataggaggaGAAAAGATCAACCAGGAAATTCATCTTCAAACAATGAAAATGGGAACTCTAAAGAG GACGATGCAGCTGGCAGCGTGACCATCCCAAATAGAACTTCAAGATTGCAGGATTCAGCATCAGTCACCTTCTCACCTAGGCTTGGTTTTGATTATGGTGATATTGATGATGAATTAGATCCTGCCATGAAGGAAGAACTTGATGGTGATATTGATGATGAATTAGATCCTGCCATGAAGGAAGATGATGGTGATATTGATGATGAATTAGATCCTGCCATGAAGGAAGAACTTGACAG gGAGGTGGAGGATTTTGCTAGGAGATTGAACTCCGTTTGGCCTGACAGAATGCAGGAGTTTCTATCTTTGAGTCAAGAGAGGAGGCTTGCACCTATTTCTGTGAATGGATGTGGTTCCTCAAGGAGATACACTG gctGCACGAGTTGCTGGGATGGAGTAATGGCATGA
- the LOC127809455 gene encoding SKP1-like protein 21 isoform X2, which produces MSEGSMAVVKPEMKSYIWVQTADGSIQQVEEEVALFCPMIRREVLQTGMGSSKNYAISLPQRVNPAILGLILDYCRFHQVAGRSNKERKTFDEKFVRLDTKKLCELTSAADSLQLRPLVDLTSRALARMIEGKTPEEIRETFNLPDDLTEEEKLEPLRNITDDPRIRLLNRLYARKRKELRERKRLENVEVEEERIDERSVDDLLLFINGGNEDSKRARSTKSKKKNRRRKDQPGNSSSNNENGNSKEDDAAGSVTIPNRTSRLQDSASVTFSPRLGFDYGDIDDELDPAMKEELDGDIDDELDPAMKEDDGDIDDELDPAMKEELDREVEDFARRLNSVWPDRMQEFLSLSQERRLAPISVNGCGSSRRYTGLEQQQQQTRGK; this is translated from the exons ATGTCGGAAGGTTCCATGGCAGTTGTTAAACCGGAG ATGAAGTCTTATATTTGGGTCCAAACTGCTGATGGTTCTATCCAACAAGTGGAGGAAGAGGTTGCCTTGTTTTGCCCCATGATACGCCGAGAAGTACTTCAAACGGGCATGGGATCTTCCAAAAACTATGCTATTTCTCTTCCTCAACGAGTCAATCCTGCCATCTTGGGTTTAATACTTGACTATTGTCGGTTCCATCAAGTAGCAGGTCGCTCTAATAAG GAGCGGAAAACTTTTGATGAGAAGTTTGTTCGATTAGACACCAAAAAGTTATGTGAGTTGACATCTGCTGCTGACAGTCTCCAGTTGAGACCTTTGGTTGACCTCACAAGCCGTGCACTTGCCAGAATGATTGAAGGGAAAACTCCAGAGGAAATACGTGAAACATTTAATTTGCCCGATGATCTTACAGAG GAGGAGAAGTTGGAACCCTTGAGAAACATTACTGATGATCCTCGTATCAGGCTTTTGAATCGGTTATATGCCAGGAAGAGGAAAGAAttaagagagaggaagagattggAG AATGTTGAAGTTGAGGAAGAGCGTATTGATGAGCGCTCAGTGGATGATCTATTGTTGTTTATAAATGGTGGAAATGAAG ATTCAAAAAGGGCTAGATCTACTaagagcaaaaagaaaaataggaggaGAAAAGATCAACCAGGAAATTCATCTTCAAACAATGAAAATGGGAACTCTAAAGAG GACGATGCAGCTGGCAGCGTGACCATCCCAAATAGAACTTCAAGATTGCAGGATTCAGCATCAGTCACCTTCTCACCTAGGCTTGGTTTTGATTATGGTGATATTGATGATGAATTAGATCCTGCCATGAAGGAAGAACTTGATGGTGATATTGATGATGAATTAGATCCTGCCATGAAGGAAGATGATGGTGATATTGATGATGAATTAGATCCTGCCATGAAGGAAGAACTTGACAG gGAGGTGGAGGATTTTGCTAGGAGATTGAACTCCGTTTGGCCTGACAGAATGCAGGAGTTTCTATCTTTGAGTCAAGAGAGGAGGCTTGCACCTATTTCTGTGAATGGATGTGGTTCCTCAAGGAGATACACTG GTTTggagcaacaacaacaacaaacccGTGGTAAGTGA
- the LOC127807449 gene encoding uncharacterized protein LOC127807449, with the protein MPVPKLRASCTPDAMRSKEGNDSLDTFIRQAIGNDPFLSFSRTGDSQGQLFHLLHQAFEQPGWPLMSTLKVQMQKCDKCSREFCSTINYRRHIRVHRRSLNFDKESHKSRDLLGAFWDKLSSDEAKEIVSFKDVTLEEVPGSTIIGALTSFIHPRRLCTLPQVYVEAGSALLDIIQGRPRFPMSSQELFGILDDASEKTFLCAGTAESMKKYVFDGEAGKIGLEMKNLVACTSFLVEQKLVYIFFFVLLSKAWLADKDAEALRCQKLLVEEEEAAQKRQAQLLERKRQKKLRQKEQKVKEQANWEKPDLKDATADTLDSPPSVGTSSPPVGSESSSNDLETPVERAVSLLELVQSSMIEEDAETEAEFGISNEHNESATRLNVERRVVQGSSRRHVVTYRWQVPKSQRGGRNGFHASQNPQPLKLEPMQKHGAPRAPRSASAVNGNKVWTRKPKSENDRDCRKDRLLKEAVNQTDQSKNCEVMLIGSISVTLGNSGQLQGDGISEAQESHSAEHVTSKNGGQEKPTKTDPVHGALHRSTVIWRPVSRHKTTKGSISVQSSIGESREETVVGTGGDRPLSSESCLTSCALDDDDVCDSGSNSHPLAERSAQTEGILFASDSAKAFLTQRWKEAIAADHVKLVLSPEPETESPGRCDTGNDGQTVAPSSDPPRRSILGDADNARVVVEPSTVGTVNLRTKPEKGVKMKYIPKQRTVT; encoded by the exons ATGCCAGTTCCAAAACTAAGGGCCAGTTGCACTCCAGATGCAATGAGATCAAAGGAAGGGAATGATTCACTTGACACTTTCATCAGACAAGCAATAGGGAACgacccttttctttctttctctaggACAGGGGACAGTCAAGGGCAGTTGTTTCATTTACTTCATCAGGCCTTTGAACAGCCAG GATGGCCCTTGATGTCCACGTTGAAGGTTCAGATGCAGAAGTGTGACAAATGCTCCCGGGAATTTTGTTCTACAATCAACTACAGACGACATATTCGTGTACACCGCCGATCTCTAAATTTTGATAAG GAGTCCCATAAAAGTAGGGATCTGTTGGGAGCATTTTGGGATAAG CTGTCTTCGGATGAAGCCAAGGAAATTGTTTCGTTTAAGGATGTGACTCTTGAG GAAGTTCCTGGGTCTACAATCATAGGAGCGTTGACATCGTTCATCCATCCACGAAGGCTCTGTACTCTCCCACAAGTGTACGTCGAAGCTGGATCTGCACTTTTG GATATCATCCAAGGTAGACCTAGGTTTCCCATGTCTTCCCAGGAACTATTTGGTATCCTTGATGATGCAAGCGAGAAGACATTCTTATGTGCTGGTACAGCTGAAtcaatgaaaaaatatgtttttgatggGGAAGCTGGTAAAATTGGACTGGAGATGAAGAACTTAGTTGCTTGCACCAGCTTCCTTGTTGAACAGAAACtggtatatattttcttctttgtattATT GTCAAAGGCCTGGCTTGCTGACAAGGACGCTGAAGCTTTGAGATGTCAGAAGTTGCTTGTGGAGGAGGAGGAAGCTGCTCAGAAAAG GCAAGCTCAGCTGCTGGAAAGGAAAAGACAGAAAAAGCTTAGGCAGAAGGAACAGAAAGTGAAGGAGCAGGCAAACTGGGAGAAGCCAGATCTCAAGGACGCAACTGCCGATACATTGGACAGTCCACCTTCTGTAGGAACGTCCAGCCCTCCAGTTGGGTCCGAGTCCAGTTCAAATGACCTAGAGACACCAGTAGAACGTGCTGTTTCACTTCTTGAACTCGTCCAGTCCTCAATGATTGAAGAAGATGCAGAAACTGAAGCTGAATTTGGAATCAGCAATGAACACAATGAATCAGCCACCCGTCTTAATGTTGAGCGCCGAGTGGTGCAAGGAAGCAGTCGTCGGCATGTAGTTACCTACCGGTGGCAGGTACCTAAATCCCAAAGGGGTGGACGAAATGGCTTTCATGCAAGTCAGAATCCTCAGCCATTGAAACTTGAACCTATGCAGAAGCATGGTGCCCCAAGGGCTCCAAGGTCTGCTTCTGCAGTCAATGGTAACAAAGTTTGGACAAGGAAACCAAAATCCGAAAATGATAGAGATTGCCGAAAGGACAGATTATTGAAAGAGGCTGTAAACCAAACAGATCAGAGTAAGAACTGCGAGGTGATGCTGATTGGTTCTATATCCGTTACTCTGGGAAACTCTGGGCAGCTGCAGGGTGATGGCATTTCTGAAGCCCAAGAGAGTCACAGTGCTGAGCATGTAACATCGAAGAACGGCGGTCAGGAGAAGCCCACAAAGACCGATCCTGTTCATGGTGCTTTACACCGATCCACAGTTATTTGGAGGCCGGTTAGCCGGCACAAAACCACCAAAGGTTCAATTTCAGTACAGAGTAGCATTGGAGAATCGAGAGAGGAGACAGTAGTAGGAACAGGTGGTGATCGGCCGTTGTCCAGTGAAAGCTGTCTAACCTCATGCGCtttggatgatgatgatgtttgcGACAGTGGCAGCAATTCTCACCCACTTGCGGAGAGAAGCGCGCAGACAGAAGGCATCCTCTTCGCCAGTGATTCCGCAAAAGCTTTTCTTACCCAGA GATGGAAGGAGGCCATTGCCGCGGACCATGTGAAACTGGTCCTGTCCCCGGAACCCGAAACCGAATCTCCAGGACGCTGTGACACCGGAAATGACGGTCAAACAGTCGCACCATCTTCGGATCCTCCCAGACGCAGCATTCTTGGCGATGCAGACAATGCGAGGGTGGTTGTGGAGCCTTCAACCGTCGGAACAGTGAACTTGAGGACAAAGCCCGAAAAGGGCGTAAAAATGAAGTATATCCCCAAACAGAGAACCGTGACTTGA
- the LOC127809455 gene encoding SKP1-like protein 21 isoform X1 → MSEGSMAVVKPEMKSYIWVQTADGSIQQVEEEVALFCPMIRREVLQTGMGSSKNYAISLPQRVNPAILGLILDYCRFHQVAGRSNKERKTFDEKFVRLDTKKLCELTSAADSLQLRPLVDLTSRALARMIEGKTPEEIRETFNLPDDLTEEEKLEPLRNITDDPRIRLLNRLYARKRKELRERKRLENVEVEEERIDERSVDDLLLFINGGNEDSKRARSTKSKKKNRRRKDQPGNSSSNNENGNSKEDDAAGSVTIPNRTSRLQDSASVTFSPRLGFDYGDIDDELDPAMKEELDGDIDDELDPAMKEDDGDIDDELDPAMKEELDREVEDFARRLNSVWPDRMQEFLSLSQERRLAPISVNGCGSSRRYTGMLPFLNQVKPLYFFARIVREI, encoded by the exons ATGTCGGAAGGTTCCATGGCAGTTGTTAAACCGGAG ATGAAGTCTTATATTTGGGTCCAAACTGCTGATGGTTCTATCCAACAAGTGGAGGAAGAGGTTGCCTTGTTTTGCCCCATGATACGCCGAGAAGTACTTCAAACGGGCATGGGATCTTCCAAAAACTATGCTATTTCTCTTCCTCAACGAGTCAATCCTGCCATCTTGGGTTTAATACTTGACTATTGTCGGTTCCATCAAGTAGCAGGTCGCTCTAATAAG GAGCGGAAAACTTTTGATGAGAAGTTTGTTCGATTAGACACCAAAAAGTTATGTGAGTTGACATCTGCTGCTGACAGTCTCCAGTTGAGACCTTTGGTTGACCTCACAAGCCGTGCACTTGCCAGAATGATTGAAGGGAAAACTCCAGAGGAAATACGTGAAACATTTAATTTGCCCGATGATCTTACAGAG GAGGAGAAGTTGGAACCCTTGAGAAACATTACTGATGATCCTCGTATCAGGCTTTTGAATCGGTTATATGCCAGGAAGAGGAAAGAAttaagagagaggaagagattggAG AATGTTGAAGTTGAGGAAGAGCGTATTGATGAGCGCTCAGTGGATGATCTATTGTTGTTTATAAATGGTGGAAATGAAG ATTCAAAAAGGGCTAGATCTACTaagagcaaaaagaaaaataggaggaGAAAAGATCAACCAGGAAATTCATCTTCAAACAATGAAAATGGGAACTCTAAAGAG GACGATGCAGCTGGCAGCGTGACCATCCCAAATAGAACTTCAAGATTGCAGGATTCAGCATCAGTCACCTTCTCACCTAGGCTTGGTTTTGATTATGGTGATATTGATGATGAATTAGATCCTGCCATGAAGGAAGAACTTGATGGTGATATTGATGATGAATTAGATCCTGCCATGAAGGAAGATGATGGTGATATTGATGATGAATTAGATCCTGCCATGAAGGAAGAACTTGACAG gGAGGTGGAGGATTTTGCTAGGAGATTGAACTCCGTTTGGCCTGACAGAATGCAGGAGTTTCTATCTTTGAGTCAAGAGAGGAGGCTTGCACCTATTTCTGTGAATGGATGTGGTTCCTCAAGGAGATACACTGGTATGCTTCCATTCCTTAACCAAGTTAAACCGTTGTATTTCTTTGCTAGAATTGTGAGAGAAATCTGA